The DNA segment CGTTGTTTCATCTATAACTCCATAGCCTCGCATATGCCGGGCTATTTTTTTCGTATTGTCGCGGAGACAGTCTCAGGATTTTTTTTCAGCAAACGGCACCCTTCAGGAAGAACGAGATCATATTCTAATGAATAGGTTCCCGGTGCTGTCTCACCGCCAAAAAGGACGGTTGCACTCATATCCTTACGGAACTCATTATTACGAAAAAGGAAAATTGGCCCTTCAATATTCAGCCGGACAAAATCCTGCTGAACTTCCGCCTGATACCCTTCAGGAGCAATGGCAGAAAGTGGCAATTTAACCCATATATCTCGCATTTTAGGCCCGAAGAAAGCTTCCACGCGAACCTGACTGGGGGAAGCCTCGATATTCTCCGGGAGATGAAGTCCTACGTCTTCGACCCAACTTCTCGGCACTTCATTGGGAAAATCTTCTTCGAGAACAACATTGGCTTTGTTGATCTTTCGCAATTGCGTTTCCGGTCCTCTGATCTCAACAAGATCGGGAGCGGTAATGACTTCAAGCAATTGGTAATCAGGATTCAATGAACCGGACCACGCAGACTCCAATGGAATTTTCTTGGAGATTCGGCGATCCACAACCAAAGTCAACCTGTTGGGCTTGATTTCAATGACTTCATATGAAGCAGTGAGAGGGAGCTTTGCAGAATCAATTTCCATGACCTGCTTCCCCGCGCGAAGCTTGCTGACATCCAGAGGATACGTAAGATGCTGTGAAGCGAGACTGTCAACCAACCCTTTCG comes from the Pseudodesulfovibrio piezophilus C1TLV30 genome and includes:
- a CDS encoding CdaR family protein, translating into MMKNWQTMILALALAIFTWFLVTGREVVETWLEMPVVMTNPPEGMIIEDGLVDKIQVRLRGPKGLVDSLASQHLTYPLDVSKLRAGKQVMEIDSAKLPLTASYEVIEIKPNRLTLVVDRRISKKIPLESAWSGSLNPDYQLLEVITAPDLVEIRGPETQLRKINKANVVLEEDFPNEVPRSWVEDVGLHLPENIEASPSQVRVEAFFGPKMRDIWVKLPLSAIAPEGYQAEVQQDFVRLNIEGPIFLFRNNEFRKDMSATVLFGGETAPGTYSLEYDLVLPEGCRLLKKNPETVSATIRKK